One Acidimicrobiia bacterium genomic window, TCTTACATGAACGCAAATGTCGATGCTTGTTTTGCTCTACTTGGTAGGTTAAAAAGTCTCGGTATTACTCATTGTGTCATTTCTCCTGGTGGTCGCTCTACACCTTTAGCATATGTTGCTAACCAACTTTTTGAAGCTAGTGTGGTAATCGACGAGCGTGACGCTGGTTTTGTTGCTCTTGGTCTCTCTGCGAGTACTGGTGTTGCACCTATTGTAATTACTACATCCGGTTCTGCTCCTTCTCATTTATATCCTGCTATTTGTGAAGCATTTAATTCGAATTTGGGGATTATTGTTCTTAGTGCAGATCATCCGCATATTGAACGTGCTGCTGGTGGTGACCAAACTATTAATCAGGTTGACCTTTTTGGCACTCATGTTCGTTATAGTTTCGACACAAAACTAGCTAGCGACATTAGCGATAAGTCATATTGGTTTGAAATCTCTGATAATATTTTTAAAACTGTTAGCTCAGATAATATTAATTGTGGTCCTGCTCAACTTAATATCGCTTTTAATAAGGTTTTGACTCCTGATGGCGATGAGAGTTATTCTCCTGGAAGTTTTGACATTATCTCAGAGGAGGCTCCTGAAGATTCTGAACGAGATGTAGGAACTATCCTTAAGAATATTTGCATAGAAATCGAATCTATACCTAATGGTGTGATCACATTAGGAAGAAACCATTACATGGATATTTCTAAGATACAAAATTTAAGCAATATTTTAGATTGGCCTATATTCGCAGATGGCAATTCAAATGCTCGCTATATCGATGGAGTTATTACTTCTTATGATTTTATGTCACGTCAAAATAATTTTGATGAGATTGCACCTTCATATGTCTTGCAGTTTGGTGAACCTTTAATTTCTAGCACATGGACAAAAAGAATTAATTCTTACAAAATGAATGTTACTGCTTTTAAAAAGTTCGATGACGGACGTGACCCAAATCTAAATATTTCAAAATCTATAATTAATAATGATATCAATTTCTGTTTAGATGTTCTAATAGATACATTGAATAAAAATTCGACTGGTTTTAAAAATAAAGTTCTTGCTTTTCAAGACGATGCCCGTAATAAAATTGAGATACTATTATCTACTAATGTAAATAGTGAACCAAATCTTTTTAGTGAAATAGGTAAGATTTTAGGCGGTACTTCAACTTCACATGAGAATACTCGAGTTGCTAATTCCGAGAAAAGAAGTCATCCTAATCAAAGTGGAGAACCTCTTCTAAATATACTTCTTGGCAACTCTATGCCTGTTCGATACGCAGAGCGTCTTTGGACTTATATAAATTCGAATACAAGAGTATTTAGTAATCGTGGAACTAACGGTATTGATGGCTCTCTATCTACAGCAACTGGTATTGCAATTGGATCTAATAGTCAAACCCTTGCTGTACTTGGTGATGTTACTTTTGCTCACGATTTAGGTTTTCTACCACATGCAAATAAGTTTGCTATTAAAAATGATTTGAATATCATATTTGTGGTGATCGATAATGCTGGCGGCGCTATTTTTTCTCATCTTCCACAAAGTACAAATGAATATATGAAAGATTTGTATAACGAGATCGTTAAAACTGATCCGGAAATAGATTTTAATAGTGTTGCTAAATCATTCAAATGCCGTACTGGACATGATCTCAATGACTTAAAATCAGCATTGTCCAGCAACAACCCTGGTGTTGATGTAATTATATTAAAAACAGAACATTATTCCGGTCGAGACATAATGCCCCTTGTCTAAACATCAATTGCAACTAGCTCTGATTCGGCATACGCAAATGCTAGAGGATCCGCCATATAACTATTTCTTGGGTCGTCGAGTATCTTTTCTAGTGCGATCACTACTTCTGGATGATACGTAAATTGGTTTGAGTTTGAGTAAAGTTCACCCAATGCAAGTTTTCCTAAGGACTCTTCTCTACGTGAAAGAACTTCATAGTCATTTGCCAGACGCAAAACTGATGCTGCTAAATCATTTTGTGCCACGACTTTACCGTTTACGACACCACGATAAGGAATACTATGATTCTCAATTATTTCAGCAATACGATTTAATCCACCTGTTCGTCTAACTATTTTCGCTGTTACTTGTGCCGCTTGCTCATCGGTAACCTCATCATCACCGAAATTTACGTCAAGTACAGCATCACCAAGAGTATGTAAATAGGCTGCGGTTTCAATTGCTTCAATTTCACGTTCATCAAGTTTCATGTATCTTGCCATTGCTTCAGCTAAATGTGCAACTCGTGATGCGTGCCCTGTTGGAACTATTCCACCTAACTCTGGTGCACTTGAAAGTGCTCGTATTGTCTCTTTATAGTTTTTTACCACACGATAATATCTTGCAAAAGAAAATCGTGCTACGAGAATTGGTATTGTACATATCCAAAATGCATTTATTCCTAACTCATTAGTTTTTGATCCAATAGTTGCTGCTGTCCCAGCATAACCTATCGTGAGTAAGGTAGTACCAGCAAAAATACTTATTAGTGCGGCATAAACTTGAAATGAATAGTAGTTCTCTTTTGAATAAAATTGTTTCGCAAGTAGGTTGTAAATTTCATTAATAATAATCATTGATGCTGTGCTTATTAATACTGTTATATATAGATTTACATTATTGTATTTTAGAGTAGTCCTTACCTCTCTATACACAAATAGCCCAGCAATATATATAGATAATCTATTCATAATGAATAATAGCCGTGAGTTTAAATTTGCATTTCTCAATATAAAAGCTGAAACTATCGTGGCTAAGACTATAACTAGTATTGTGTCGTTTAAGCTATAATGGCCATTTCCTATTTTTGTTGTTGTCCGTGCAAGTGCTGGTATTGCAATGATACCTAGTGTTACTGGACTGTGGCGCACAAGTGGGATTTCTAATGTCTCACCAGCAATTATTATTGCACCAAAAATTAATAATATTGACAAATCGCTGAATCTTTCGATTCGATATAACACTGTTGCGGATATTAGTAATATTAAGCAGATTATTGATGTAAGAGAAATTCGTGGGTTTACAAAATAACTTTGTTCTTTACTAGCTCGTTCACGCAATCTAAGTTCACGAGTTTCTTTACGAATTTGTTTTTGTATTAAACGTGATTGTTTTGCTTCTTGTTTTGCTTCTTGTTTGTCAATGATTTCTTGGTTTAGCTCAGCTTGTTCCCAACTTGCTATTCTTTTGCGCTTATTCATTAGATTCACCGTCTGTCATCAATCCAAATGAAGTCGAGGAATCTGCAATACTTTTTTCATCCTGAGCAAACTGATTATTATTATCATCTTGAGTGTGAGGAGCGAGTCGATGAATTACTTTATCCTCATCCTCAGAGATAGTGTCGCCAATACCAGCAGAACCCACACCCATTATCGGAGCATCGAAGTGTAGCGAGTCAACTTCGTAACCGTCACCATATTTTTCGCCACGATCGTCTATTGCCTTAATTAAAGCAGCAACTACTGTGGGATGAAATTGTTTACCCTTATTTTTTTCTAATTCGGCATATGCTATTTCCATTGAAAGTGCTTTTCTATATGAACGAGATGAAGTCATTGCATCAAACGCATCGCAAACAGAAACTATGTAAGGTTCGAGTTTTCTTGTATTTATATTTCCATCCATCAAGTTATGATCGCCACCAGAAGTGTGAGCAATAGGTCGCAAAAATGTTATTGCTCGTAAAATATCTTCCGTTACATTTTCGTGTTTCTTAATAATTGCAAATTCTTCATCGGTTAGCTTACCTGGTTTATTTAATAATACGTTTGGTACGATTAGCTTTCCAGTATCGTGCAATAGTGCTGCTTGACGTAAACGTTCTAACCTTTTTGGGCCATAACCCAATTCTTGGCCAATATATTTAGCAAATTTAGCAACACGCTCAACATGACCTGCTGTATAAGCATCTTTTTCTTCAAGAGCATAGATGAGGGTATTTATTGTTGAGGATTGAGATTGGCTCATTGTTGCATAAGAACTATGAAGTTCACGACCTATAAATAATGGAAGTGCGAACATTACAAGCATTGGCCAGCCATATGTAATATAGAGCCTACCTAACAAACCACAAAATACTGCTAATGGTATTGCTTCAATTAGTGATTTTCTTGCATCTTCTAATAGTTCCTTCCATTCTTCCCCTTCAATTATGTAAGAAAAAGCCAACAAAATATAATTTGCAAGATTCATTGAAAGTGATGCAATTAATATTTTTAATGCAACTGTAATATAGGAGTCATTAAAATTAAGATTTAAAATTACCAAAGTAAAATAACAAGCACATGCGGCAGCAATCTCATTTGCATAGTTCAGGAAGAGAAAGGTCCATTGACGTTTTTTTATATTTTCAGGATAATAAATTAAAACTAAAAGGCTAAGCACATACGTAAGAGGTGATTTTAATAGTACGGAAATCACGGCTATACCGCAGAGCAATGCAACATTTATTTCTAATCCTATTGTGCTGTTACCTTCAGTAACAATTGTCACACGTATTAGTGAAATTAGAAAAAATAATGAAAATACAACTCCAGGAATCCAGAGTATTCTTGTATTTGTACCGACTAAAAATATACAAGCAACTATTGAACCAAGAAATGAAATACCAGTATATAGTCGCAGTCGGTTTTGAGGTGTCATAATATACCGGAACAAGTAGCGGCCTTCATAAGGCTTATGTCCTATCCTCCCCATTTAAAAATCATCGAGAAACTACATTACTAGTGAATTTAGCTCGAAATGTTCAATTCATTGAGATTATCGTCTAATTAATATTGTTTCTTAAGCAACAATCAAGAAATACTAGGACAAATATATTATCGTATATGGCCCTGAAGTGGATAAATGGAAATACTGCAAGATTCAAGATTTATATATTTAATCGAGCCCTATAACTCCTAGCTGGCTAAACTATGAACGACGTGCACCCATTGTAGTTCCGCTAAGAATATTTGTTCCTATTGTTGCTACAGCTTGTGCCGCCTTGGAAAACATTTTTCTCATTTTAAGAATCACCTCACTTGAAACTATGTCATTCAAAACTCACTAGTTGTTATGAATGCGCTAACGCTCCGCTGTTTTAGATGTTTACTTTAAATAAGCTAGGTGTGCACATAAGGCTCGATTAAGCCTACAAATCTCAAATCCTCCTTTTCAAGATCTAAGGGTCGGACCCTTAGTAAATAGTTATCCATAAATAATGAATATCGTATATTAGAAAGTATAGAACTATTCGAAGGAACTTCGCAATAGCCTTATGAAAATATAGTAATTCTCTAAAAAAATGTCATATAGAATAAAAATTATATTTTACGAGTCAATTTCGTAACACAAAACCCATCCATAATATCGCTACTACCAGGTATTATGCGGGTTACTGCTTTTGAAACCGACAAATCAAATTTTTGACCATTCCAAGACGTAATAGGTGTCGTTTTTCGACCAACAATAGACAACTTGTTTTCTACAGGAACTAATTCCCCACCCTTAGAAGCAACACGTTTTATCACTTCTGCTATTACTGCTTCGTTTTCTTCAGGTGCCAAAGTACAAGTAGAATAAATAATAATTCCGCCTACCTTTACTAATTTATATGCAGCACTCAATAGTTGTATTTGTAGACGAGCACATTTTTCGACACGATCTAAACTCCAACCTTCAAGTGGGTCGGACTTCTTAAGGAAATTGATACCTGCCTCGTTAGAACATTCAGCATCTACCATCACAACATCAGCGATCTCAAAACCTTGATTGGCAATTGAACTATTAAGTGACAAAATAATGTCACCTACTTCATTTAATGACAATAGATTCGGCAGATGTTTCCCATCAGCATTTATTAACTTTGAATCATTGGAATCAATATCGTAAGCAGATTCTTTTAACGATTGTTTCAAACGATTAAAACGATGTTGCTTTGGTTCAACCATAATAGGCAGTTCACCAGCTACTGTTGCCACATGCATAGCTTTACCGCCAGGCGAAGAACACATATCAATAATTTTCTGTCCTGGTTTAGGATCCATCAACATTACAGGTAGCCAACTAGACGGATTTTGAATGAAAATATCACCATCAACATATTCTTTAGACTCAACTATTAAAGAGGTTTGATCGGCGGGAAAAGAAAACCCATCTTCGTACCAGTCAATCGGTTCCACGTTTATCCCAAGAGCAATTAGCGATTTAACAATC contains:
- a CDS encoding HD domain-containing protein → MNKRKRIASWEQAELNQEIIDKQEAKQEAKQSRLIQKQIRKETRELRLRERASKEQSYFVNPRISLTSIICLILLISATVLYRIERFSDLSILLIFGAIIIAGETLEIPLVRHSPVTLGIIAIPALARTTTKIGNGHYSLNDTILVIVLATIVSAFILRNANLNSRLLFIMNRLSIYIAGLFVYREVRTTLKYNNVNLYITVLISTASMIIINEIYNLLAKQFYSKENYYSFQVYAALISIFAGTTLLTIGYAGTAATIGSKTNELGINAFWICTIPILVARFSFARYYRVVKNYKETIRALSSAPELGGIVPTGHASRVAHLAEAMARYMKLDEREIEAIETAAYLHTLGDAVLDVNFGDDEVTDEQAAQVTAKIVRRTGGLNRIAEIIENHSIPYRGVVNGKVVAQNDLAASVLRLANDYEVLSRREESLGKLALGELYSNSNQFTYHPEVVIALEKILDDPRNSYMADPLAFAYAESELVAIDV
- a CDS encoding HD domain-containing protein, translating into MTPQNRLRLYTGISFLGSIVACIFLVGTNTRILWIPGVVFSLFFLISLIRVTIVTEGNSTIGLEINVALLCGIAVISVLLKSPLTYVLSLLVLIYYPENIKKRQWTFLFLNYANEIAAACACYFTLVILNLNFNDSYITVALKILIASLSMNLANYILLAFSYIIEGEEWKELLEDARKSLIEAIPLAVFCGLLGRLYITYGWPMLVMFALPLFIGRELHSSYATMSQSQSSTINTLIYALEEKDAYTAGHVERVAKFAKYIGQELGYGPKRLERLRQAALLHDTGKLIVPNVLLNKPGKLTDEEFAIIKKHENVTEDILRAITFLRPIAHTSGGDHNLMDGNINTRKLEPYIVSVCDAFDAMTSSRSYRKALSMEIAYAELEKNKGKQFHPTVVAALIKAIDDRGEKYGDGYEVDSLHFDAPIMGVGSAGIGDTISEDEDKVIHRLAPHTQDDNNNQFAQDEKSIADSSTSFGLMTDGESNE
- a CDS encoding RsmB/NOP family class I SAM-dependent RNA methyltransferase, which encodes MKSKSNRFSTKTNVDTFADRASKLLNISKSHVEEIFRPTKYKAFRLNGFAWATLQGEEREASRQKIVKSLIALGINVEPIDWYEDGFSFPADQTSLIVESKEYVDGDIFIQNPSSWLPVMLMDPKPGQKIIDMCSSPGGKAMHVATVAGELPIMVEPKQHRFNRLKQSLKESAYDIDSNDSKLINADGKHLPNLLSLNEVGDIILSLNSSIANQGFEIADVVMVDAECSNEAGINFLKKSDPLEGWSLDRVEKCARLQIQLLSAAYKLVKVGGIIIYSTCTLAPEENEAVIAEVIKRVASKGGELVPVENKLSIVGRKTTPITSWNGQKFDLSVSKAVTRIIPGSSDIMDGFCVTKLTRKI